A genomic segment from Colletotrichum higginsianum IMI 349063 chromosome 5, whole genome shotgun sequence encodes:
- a CDS encoding ESCRT-II complex subunit, with the protein MTTASPFPFPREYSFPPFFTRQTNLTTHHAQLVKWSDLILAYCRHHRIFKLSLGAAIPSASSALPHALPNHNAAASSSPHNEPTTFSPATAASSAAAAPEELFHNRALNKRLSLADAREVLEFMRKDGRAEPLPASTDVFWIYWRTPDEWASVVEGWIDETAQKGVVLTLYELTEGESTRGTEFHGLDPDLLAKALQILVKRGKAQIFGQEDSQGVKFF; encoded by the exons ATGACAACAGcgtctcccttccccttcccacGGGAATACTCCTTCCCGCCATTCTTCACGCGCCAGACAAACCTCACGACCCACCACGCCCAGCTCGTCAAGTGGTCCGACCTCATCCTCGCCTActgccgccaccaccgcatCTTCAAGCtctccctcggcgccgccatcccctccgcctcgtcggcccTCCCGCACGCCCTGCCGAACCACAATgccgccgcgtcctcctccccgcACAACGAGCCGACGACTTTCTCCCCCGCGACCGCCGCgtcatccgccgccgccgcccctgaGGAGCTCTTCCACAACAGGGCCCTGAACAAGAGGCTCTCGCTCGCCGACGCgcgcgaggtcctcgagtTCATGCGCAAAGACGGCCGCGCCGAGCCGCTGCCCGCAAGCACCGACGTCTTTTGGATCTACTGGCGCACGCCCGACGAGTGGgcctccgtcgtcgagggctgGATCGACGAGACGGCGCAGAAGGGCGTCGTGCTGACCCTGTACGAGCTCACCGAGGGCGAGAGCACGAGGGGGACAG AGTTCCATGGCCTCGACCCCGACCTTCTGGCGAAGGCGCTGCAGATCCTCGTCAAGCGCGGCAAGGCCCAGATCTTCGGACAAGAGGACTCGCAGGGTGTCAAGTTTTTCTGA